One window from the genome of Leucobacter aridicollis encodes:
- a CDS encoding baeRF11 domain-containing protein, with translation MHTDIPLRSEIEQLAAVERPNLITIVLRTSPVTTDAEANRISFGNLVSEAVAEHTAHGGDAAEIAATEAGLRALLEDTQLWRYLSHSLVVFASPERTVAYRLPNELESEWFSGNHFRVVPLLRTITFAHDATVLALSQKDVRLIVIGPDHRGSELPVPELPSDLLDTFNVEDPGVDSHRRRLHGPEGHDARLLGYARAVDRAIAPVLRSTRGPLILAAAQPLDSVFRSVTRNAKLLDAGISGNPDNLSSTEIDTAAREILDAYYADELAERQEKFGNLQSAGRAVLDLTDISRAAVAGAISTLYVDMDAHPEGTLDDQVGGLVADSTPGYSLVDQLASKVLASGGRVLALRGSEVPGGAQLAAEVRFSV, from the coding sequence ATGCACACCGATATTCCGCTCCGTTCAGAGATCGAGCAGCTCGCTGCGGTTGAGCGCCCGAACCTCATCACCATCGTGCTACGAACGTCACCGGTGACGACAGATGCCGAGGCGAACCGAATAAGCTTCGGAAACCTCGTGAGCGAAGCCGTCGCAGAACACACCGCGCACGGTGGAGACGCTGCGGAAATCGCTGCAACCGAGGCCGGGCTACGCGCCCTGCTTGAAGACACCCAGCTCTGGCGATATCTATCGCACAGCCTCGTCGTCTTCGCGAGCCCCGAGCGCACCGTCGCCTACAGGCTCCCCAACGAGCTCGAGTCTGAGTGGTTTTCCGGTAACCACTTCAGGGTCGTGCCGCTTCTTCGCACGATCACGTTCGCCCACGACGCGACAGTGCTCGCGCTCAGCCAAAAAGACGTGAGGCTCATCGTCATCGGGCCAGACCATCGCGGCTCCGAGCTGCCAGTCCCCGAGCTGCCAAGCGACCTCCTCGACACGTTCAACGTCGAAGACCCTGGAGTGGACTCTCACCGCCGCCGGCTGCACGGGCCAGAGGGCCACGACGCACGTCTCCTCGGCTACGCACGGGCAGTCGACCGCGCGATCGCGCCCGTGCTTCGAAGCACGCGCGGCCCGCTGATCCTGGCGGCAGCGCAACCCCTCGACAGCGTCTTCAGGTCAGTGACCCGCAACGCGAAACTGCTTGACGCTGGCATCTCGGGAAACCCCGACAACCTGAGCTCCACGGAGATCGACACTGCCGCGCGTGAGATCCTCGACGCCTACTACGCCGACGAGCTTGCTGAGCGCCAGGAAAAGTTCGGAAACCTCCAGTCTGCCGGCCGCGCGGTGCTCGACCTGACCGACATCTCCCGCGCAGCCGTGGCGGGCGCCATCTCAACGCTCTACGTCGACATGGATGCCCACCCCGAAGGCACACTCGACGACCAGGTTGGCGGACTCGTGGCCGACAGCACCCCGGGGTACAGCCTCGTCGACCAGCTCGCCTCGAAGGTGCTCGCGAGCGGCGGGCGCGTCCTCGCGCTGCGCGGCAGCGAGGTGCCTGGCGGAGCACAGCTCGCGGCCGAGGTACGGTTCAGCGTCTAA
- the rplJ gene encoding 50S ribosomal protein L10: MATKDATVADLQKQFEESGAVLLTEYRGLTVAQLQELRNSIREHATYAVAKNTLTKIAANKAGITAFDDELAGPSALAFVHGDTVAVAKALRDFAKANPLLVIKAGYFDGKPLTAAEVGKLADLESREVLLAKAAGAMKASLIGAAQLFNALPAKAARGFGALQEKQNA; the protein is encoded by the coding sequence ATGGCTACGAAGGACGCTACGGTCGCCGATCTTCAGAAGCAGTTTGAAGAGTCGGGCGCCGTTCTGCTGACTGAGTACCGCGGTCTCACGGTTGCTCAGTTGCAGGAACTCCGCAACAGCATCCGCGAGCACGCGACGTACGCTGTGGCGAAGAACACGCTGACCAAGATTGCGGCCAACAAGGCCGGAATCACTGCGTTTGACGACGAGCTCGCTGGCCCGTCGGCACTCGCATTCGTGCACGGTGACACTGTCGCCGTCGCGAAGGCGCTGCGTGACTTCGCCAAGGCAAACCCTCTTTTGGTGATCAAGGCTGGCTACTTCGATGGCAAGCCTCTGACCGCCGCTGAGGTAGGCAAGCTTGCCGATCTCGAGAGCCGCGAGGTGCTGCTGGCCAAGGCTGCCGGCGCCATGAAGGCTTCGCTGATCGGTGCTGCACAGCTGTTCAACGCTCTGCCCGCCAAGGCCGCTCGCGGCTTCGGTGCGCTGCAGGAGAAGCAGAACGCTTAA
- a CDS encoding ABC transporter permease has protein sequence MLRFIFRRLLSLIPVLFVVSVVIFSLIHLTPGDPARRILGEKAADDQVAALRESMGLNEPIVMQYLNWVGGIFRGDLGDSYFLRKSVVEAIGDNAVPTIQLAVIAIIVAVVLSVPFGTIAARFRGRAFDKMVTGFTLLGMTVPSFVLAIGMMLLFGLTLRWLPISGYVNPFESFGDGIKTLLMPGIALGAITAALITRTTRAAVLDVLSADYIDAARSRGVAERRLLFSHTLKNASLPILTIVGLSLGGLVTGAAVTETIFNIPGLGQLLVTSISRRDYPVIQGVILFVTLIYLLTNLLIDLLYGIVDPRVRVGKA, from the coding sequence ATGCTTAGATTTATCTTTCGCAGGCTCCTGAGCCTCATCCCAGTGTTGTTCGTGGTGTCGGTGGTGATCTTCTCGCTCATTCACCTCACTCCTGGCGACCCAGCCCGCCGCATCCTCGGCGAGAAGGCCGCAGACGACCAGGTCGCTGCGCTCCGCGAGAGCATGGGCCTGAACGAGCCGATCGTCATGCAGTACCTCAATTGGGTCGGCGGTATCTTCCGCGGCGACCTCGGCGACTCCTACTTCCTGCGCAAGAGCGTTGTAGAGGCGATCGGTGACAACGCAGTGCCAACGATCCAGCTCGCCGTTATCGCGATCATCGTCGCGGTCGTGCTCTCGGTACCGTTTGGCACCATCGCCGCCCGGTTCCGCGGACGCGCCTTCGACAAGATGGTCACCGGCTTCACACTTCTCGGTATGACTGTGCCAAGCTTCGTGCTTGCGATCGGCATGATGCTGCTCTTCGGCCTCACGCTGCGCTGGCTGCCAATCTCGGGCTACGTGAACCCGTTCGAAAGCTTCGGCGACGGCATCAAGACGCTGCTCATGCCTGGCATCGCGCTCGGTGCGATCACCGCGGCGCTCATCACCCGCACGACCCGCGCCGCCGTGCTTGATGTGCTCTCAGCCGACTACATCGACGCGGCCCGCTCGCGCGGCGTCGCCGAGCGCAGGCTGCTCTTCAGCCACACCCTGAAGAACGCGAGCCTCCCGATCCTCACGATCGTCGGCCTCTCGCTCGGCGGCCTCGTAACGGGTGCCGCCGTCACCGAGACGATCTTCAACATCCCGGGTCTCGGTCAACTGCTCGTCACCTCAATCTCGCGCCGCGACTACCCGGTGATCCAGGGCGTCATCCTGTTTGTCACCCTCATCTACCTCCTCACCAACCTGCTCATCGACCTGCTCTACGGCATCGTCGACCCGCGGGTTCGCGTCGGAAAGGCCTGA
- a CDS encoding ABC transporter permease, which yields MTAPNTHNLPVPNTTVLSMRPEAPKNTLWRRALSNTGFMTGIIIILAIFVISYVLPPVLGLDPYAVDPVNRLAKPSAEHIFGTDNFGRDLFTRIISGASTSLLVGFVVALVSGVIGALIGILAVFNPVLDAILMRICDGLMAIPAILLAVALAAALGPSVTNLIIALAIVYTPGIARLVRARALAVTSETFVTAATMQGAGMFHIMIRHILPNVLSVLVVQATFTFAESVITEAAMSFLGAGVPAPHASWGNILYDGKAVIMQAPQMIIITSAFLIITVLALNLVGDGLRDLVDQRSREFTGRPGIFARAVAVFAPGRMKKEFNG from the coding sequence ATGACCGCACCCAACACGCACAACCTGCCAGTCCCGAACACGACCGTGCTCTCAATGCGCCCAGAGGCACCGAAGAACACGCTGTGGCGCCGGGCGCTCTCGAACACCGGGTTCATGACAGGCATCATCATCATCCTCGCGATCTTCGTGATCTCGTACGTGCTGCCGCCTGTGCTCGGACTCGACCCCTACGCGGTCGACCCGGTGAACCGCCTCGCAAAGCCGTCTGCAGAGCACATCTTCGGCACCGACAACTTCGGCCGTGACCTCTTCACGCGCATCATCTCCGGCGCTTCGACGTCGCTGCTCGTCGGCTTCGTTGTTGCCCTCGTGAGTGGCGTGATCGGCGCGCTCATCGGCATCCTCGCGGTGTTCAACCCGGTGCTCGACGCGATCCTCATGCGCATCTGCGACGGCCTCATGGCGATCCCCGCCATCCTGCTCGCTGTCGCCCTCGCTGCGGCGCTCGGCCCGAGCGTCACGAACCTCATCATCGCCCTCGCGATCGTCTACACGCCGGGCATTGCACGCCTCGTGCGCGCACGAGCGCTCGCGGTCACCTCCGAGACCTTTGTGACCGCCGCGACGATGCAGGGCGCGGGCATGTTCCACATCATGATCCGCCACATTCTTCCCAACGTGCTCTCGGTGCTCGTGGTGCAGGCGACATTCACTTTCGCGGAGTCGGTCATCACCGAGGCCGCGATGAGCTTCCTCGGTGCTGGCGTGCCTGCACCCCACGCGAGCTGGGGCAACATCCTCTACGACGGCAAGGCAGTCATCATGCAGGCACCGCAGATGATCATCATCACGAGCGCGTTCCTCATCATCACGGTGCTCGCCCTCAACCTCGTGGGCGACGGCCTGCGCGACCTCGTCGACCAGCGCTCACGCGAGTTCACCGGCCGCCCGGGCATCTTCGCCCGCGCCGTCGCAGTGTTCGCGCCGGGCCGCATGAAGAAGGAGTTCAACGGATGA
- a CDS encoding dipeptide ABC transporter ATP-binding protein has protein sequence MSTATTAPQAQTTAPLAIEQLTLNIDTAHGTVHAVNNVSLELTQGEILAIVGESGSGKTLTARAALGLFPPRTRRSGVVLLSGTDVLSASDAELREIRGGKAAMIFQEPSTALNPVFTIGWQIEEGLRAHGMSDGSERKERALAMLRAVGIPDPERRYSDYPHQFSGGQKQRIIIAMALALRPSVIIADEPTTALDVTVQAEILDLLRECRDEFGASIVLITHNMGVVADLADRVAVMYRGDLVEEAPVEELFANPKQEYTRQLLAAVPRLGSGSRVSSATIADAAVATHSAEQFDTADSATAAADAVSASAVSASAVELRGVDIVYKSGFGTNPVKAVHAVDLTIARGEVVGLVGESGSGKSTIGRAIGGLEQIAAGSLTVFGSELKRLKRRELRELRRRVGFVFQDPAASFNSFMTVEQCITEPMRIHRAPGGARAHRARALELLDAVELPATFAERQPFELSGGQRQRIGLARALALQPELVIADEPTSALDVSVQAKVLDIFTGLQRELGFASLFISHDLAVVELLAHRVGVLQRGRLVEIGETEQVLHHPQHEYTQRLIAAVPVPDPAVQRLRRAHATDLAQPILSVEQEGPAT, from the coding sequence ATGAGCACCGCGACAACAGCGCCCCAGGCGCAGACCACAGCGCCACTCGCGATCGAGCAGCTCACGCTGAACATCGACACCGCCCACGGCACCGTGCACGCGGTGAACAACGTGTCGCTCGAACTTACGCAGGGCGAGATCCTTGCAATCGTCGGCGAATCGGGCTCGGGCAAGACCCTCACCGCGCGCGCCGCCCTCGGGCTGTTCCCGCCGCGCACCAGGCGCTCAGGCGTCGTGCTGCTCTCGGGCACCGATGTGCTCAGCGCGTCTGACGCTGAGCTGCGCGAGATCCGCGGCGGCAAGGCCGCGATGATCTTCCAGGAGCCGTCAACCGCACTCAACCCTGTCTTCACTATCGGCTGGCAGATCGAGGAGGGCCTGCGGGCCCACGGCATGAGCGACGGCAGCGAGCGCAAGGAGCGCGCGCTCGCGATGCTCCGCGCGGTCGGCATTCCCGACCCCGAGCGCCGCTACAGCGACTACCCGCACCAGTTCTCCGGCGGACAGAAGCAGCGAATCATCATCGCGATGGCGCTCGCGCTACGCCCGTCGGTGATCATCGCCGACGAGCCGACAACCGCGCTCGACGTCACCGTGCAGGCCGAGATTCTCGACCTGCTGCGCGAGTGCCGCGACGAGTTTGGTGCGTCGATCGTGCTCATCACGCACAACATGGGCGTCGTCGCTGACCTCGCAGACCGTGTCGCCGTGATGTACCGCGGTGACCTCGTCGAGGAGGCGCCGGTCGAGGAGCTCTTCGCAAACCCGAAGCAGGAGTACACGCGCCAGCTACTCGCCGCGGTGCCGAGGCTCGGCAGCGGATCCCGCGTCAGCTCGGCGACGATTGCCGATGCGGCCGTCGCGACACACTCAGCGGAACAGTTCGACACCGCGGATTCGGCGACTGCTGCGGCAGACGCCGTTTCAGCAAGCGCAGTTTCAGCAAGCGCCGTCGAGCTCCGCGGCGTCGATATCGTCTACAAGAGCGGCTTTGGCACGAACCCGGTGAAGGCTGTGCACGCGGTCGACCTCACGATCGCGCGCGGCGAGGTCGTTGGCCTCGTTGGCGAGTCGGGATCGGGCAAGTCGACGATTGGGCGCGCGATTGGCGGCCTCGAGCAGATCGCCGCAGGGTCGCTGACTGTGTTTGGCAGCGAACTCAAGCGCCTGAAGCGCCGCGAGCTGCGCGAACTGCGCCGCCGCGTCGGCTTCGTGTTCCAAGACCCTGCAGCCTCGTTCAACTCGTTCATGACTGTTGAGCAGTGCATCACCGAGCCGATGCGGATCCACCGCGCGCCCGGCGGCGCACGCGCGCATCGAGCCCGCGCGCTCGAGCTGCTTGACGCAGTCGAACTGCCTGCCACGTTTGCAGAGCGGCAGCCGTTCGAGCTCTCGGGCGGCCAGCGCCAGCGCATCGGTCTCGCCCGCGCGCTCGCGCTGCAGCCCGAGCTCGTAATCGCAGACGAGCCGACGAGCGCCCTCGATGTGTCTGTGCAGGCGAAGGTGCTCGACATTTTCACGGGCCTGCAGCGCGAGCTCGGCTTTGCGTCGCTGTTCATCAGCCACGACCTCGCGGTCGTCGAGCTGCTCGCCCACCGCGTTGGCGTGCTGCAGCGGGGCAGGCTCGTCGAGATCGGCGAGACCGAGCAGGTGCTGCACCACCCGCAGCACGAGTACACGCAGCGGCTCATTGCCGCGGTTCCCGTGCCCGACCCCGCGGTGCAGCGGCTGCGCCGAGCGCACGCTACAGACTTGGCTCAACCGATCCTCTCGGTCGAGCAGGAAGGACCCGCGACATGA
- a CDS encoding amidohydrolase, whose product MHDAAIQLIQGARFPGSSTVTDVWIGGDGVISALTPAGALTELDGVSAASARTLRADGRVLTSGLWDEHVHLGQWAQQSSRPDFVTADSPAAALELAAGYLAPDLSGSAPTELIGMRVRGGDWGGLSREQLDSVSSRVPIVLVGLDLHGAWLNSAALAKYGFSPDHSAHVVEDECFGLVAELDRTTDEALDAAVDLAARRAAALGVVGVVDFEIRWSFDDWTRRELGGFRALRVESAIYPEHLDRAIDCGLGSGSPIGTNGLVSVGPLKVITDGSLGTRTALCCEPYAGGGHGREVVAPAELSSLLARAKRAGYWAAVHAIGDRANAQALDAFGATGAVGRIEHAQLLRSSDIARFAALGVGASVQPAHLIDDVPSMRAEWADRADRAFPLASLLASGANVVLGSDAPVAPLDPWHAIAAAVTRASAGSPAWVPEERISVAAALACSMRGPLAPGVGDHADLVLLDSDPLTAALPIGPAGFRPPGVAATLLGGVPTHLTADLAHTATGELA is encoded by the coding sequence ATGCATGACGCCGCAATCCAGCTCATCCAAGGGGCTCGCTTCCCTGGGTCGAGCACGGTCACTGACGTCTGGATCGGAGGCGATGGCGTCATCTCGGCCCTCACCCCAGCCGGGGCCCTCACCGAGCTCGACGGAGTGAGCGCTGCGTCGGCGCGGACGCTCCGCGCCGACGGCCGGGTGCTGACGTCGGGGCTGTGGGACGAGCACGTGCACCTCGGGCAGTGGGCCCAGCAGTCGAGCCGCCCAGACTTTGTCACTGCGGACTCGCCGGCGGCCGCACTCGAGCTCGCGGCGGGCTACCTTGCTCCTGATCTGTCGGGAAGCGCGCCGACCGAGCTCATCGGCATGCGCGTGCGAGGCGGCGACTGGGGCGGGCTCTCTCGCGAGCAGCTCGACTCCGTGAGCAGCCGTGTGCCCATCGTGCTCGTCGGGCTCGATCTCCACGGCGCCTGGCTCAACAGCGCGGCGCTTGCCAAGTACGGCTTTTCTCCCGACCACTCTGCGCACGTCGTTGAAGACGAGTGCTTTGGGCTTGTCGCCGAGCTCGACCGCACCACCGATGAGGCGCTCGACGCAGCGGTGGATCTCGCGGCACGACGTGCAGCGGCGCTCGGCGTCGTCGGGGTTGTCGACTTTGAGATCAGGTGGAGCTTCGACGACTGGACGCGGCGTGAGCTCGGCGGCTTTCGCGCGCTGCGCGTCGAGAGCGCAATCTACCCAGAGCACCTTGATCGCGCCATCGACTGCGGTCTGGGCTCGGGGTCGCCGATTGGCACAAACGGGCTCGTCTCCGTCGGCCCACTCAAAGTGATCACCGATGGGTCCCTCGGAACTCGCACTGCGCTCTGCTGCGAGCCCTACGCCGGCGGCGGGCACGGTCGCGAGGTTGTTGCGCCAGCGGAGCTCTCCTCGCTCCTCGCGCGGGCGAAGCGGGCAGGGTATTGGGCCGCGGTACACGCGATCGGTGACCGCGCGAACGCGCAGGCGCTCGACGCCTTCGGGGCGACCGGGGCGGTTGGCAGGATCGAGCACGCCCAGCTGCTTCGCAGCTCGGACATTGCTCGCTTCGCCGCGCTTGGCGTGGGTGCGAGCGTTCAGCCAGCGCACCTCATCGACGACGTCCCAAGCATGCGTGCCGAGTGGGCTGACCGGGCGGATCGCGCGTTCCCGCTCGCGTCCCTCCTCGCAAGTGGGGCGAACGTCGTGCTGGGGTCTGACGCCCCTGTCGCGCCGCTTGACCCATGGCACGCGATCGCCGCCGCCGTCACGCGCGCCAGCGCAGGAAGCCCGGCCTGGGTTCCCGAGGAGCGCATCTCGGTAGCTGCAGCTCTCGCGTGTTCGATGCGCGGTCCGCTCGCTCCGGGCGTGGGCGATCACGCCGATCTCGTGCTGCTCGACTCAGATCCACTCACCGCTGCACTCCCAATAGGCCCGGCCGGGTTCCGGCCGCCGGGCGTCGCTGCGACACTGCTCGGCGGCGTTCCAACGCATCTCACCGCCGACCTCGCGCACACGGCGACGGGAGAGCTCGCATAG
- the rplL gene encoding 50S ribosomal protein L7/L12 translates to MAKLSTEELLEQFKGLTLIELSEFVKAFEEEFDVSAAAPVAVAAAPAAGAAEAVEEKDEFDVVLESAGDKKIQVIKVVRELTGLGLGEAKALVEEAPKTVLEAAKKDAAEEAKAKLEEAGAGVKLA, encoded by the coding sequence ATGGCTAAGCTTTCGACTGAAGAGCTGCTTGAGCAGTTCAAGGGCCTGACCCTCATCGAGCTCTCGGAGTTCGTCAAGGCGTTCGAGGAAGAGTTCGACGTTTCGGCTGCTGCTCCGGTTGCAGTTGCTGCTGCTCCGGCTGCTGGCGCAGCTGAGGCTGTCGAGGAGAAGGACGAGTTCGACGTCGTCCTCGAGTCGGCTGGCGACAAGAAGATCCAGGTCATCAAGGTTGTGCGCGAGCTCACCGGCCTGGGCCTCGGCGAGGCTAAGGCTCTCGTCGAAGAGGCACCGAAGACCGTTCTCGAGGCTGCAAAGAAGGACGCAGCTGAAGAGGCAAAGGCTAAGCTCGAGGAAGCTGGCGCTGGCGTAAAGCTTGCGTAA
- a CDS encoding amidohydrolase has translation MMSEAQISSGAIAAPVTGSGSGSTTQLRADLVVLGGRVHTGAPAEPLSSVNGPRADAVAITDGVIVAVGSRADATAWDVAAGETIDLGDATITAGFVDAHVHPLSGAESRHEALMLHGCTSIAEVADRIAEFAASCGEDEWIRGFGLSFDMFVGGELTNAPFAEAFGGRPGYLLLFDGHSVIASPRALELAGIDGPRDFGNNASIEVYEDGTPTGYLIESDAELLVTDLYPRMPFAERVAAVRAKLADFAATGYTSLHQMNMEEGDIEVLRAIEETGELATRVRVSPLWRASDPWDETLERIVALQGTGGRRWHVEGVKFMLDGSIDNGSAWLFEADTRGGGLEPYWSPTELFTRTIHTLSARGIQTATHAIGDRAVEFVLDAVASLPADARGVTHRIEHVETIPDHLVPRFAELGVPASMQPIHAFCKRPDGLDMWTTLLGAGSERAHNAWRVADLDNAGAIVALGSDWPVEEFDARRVFAAAVNRKRHGAGTPAVDEHQALTPERALAAITHNCWAAIDRPADGFVRVGAVADLAAFGLDPLTADAAEFAEAPVLLTVLGGAVAHRATT, from the coding sequence ATGATGTCTGAGGCGCAGATCTCATCAGGCGCGATTGCCGCGCCCGTCACTGGATCAGGATCCGGGTCGACGACCCAGCTTCGTGCCGACCTCGTCGTGCTCGGCGGGCGCGTGCACACGGGAGCGCCTGCAGAGCCGCTGTCGTCGGTGAACGGGCCGCGTGCAGACGCCGTCGCGATCACCGATGGGGTCATCGTTGCGGTCGGGTCGCGGGCAGACGCCACAGCCTGGGATGTGGCTGCCGGGGAGACGATCGACCTCGGCGACGCGACAATCACCGCTGGCTTCGTCGACGCTCACGTGCACCCGCTCTCGGGTGCCGAGTCGCGACACGAGGCGCTCATGCTTCACGGCTGCACCTCAATCGCGGAGGTCGCCGACCGCATCGCCGAGTTCGCCGCGTCCTGCGGGGAAGACGAGTGGATTCGCGGGTTCGGTCTCTCATTCGACATGTTTGTCGGGGGCGAACTCACGAACGCACCGTTCGCCGAGGCATTCGGTGGCCGCCCGGGGTACCTGCTGCTGTTCGACGGCCACTCAGTGATCGCCAGCCCGCGCGCCCTTGAGCTCGCCGGCATCGACGGCCCCCGAGACTTTGGCAACAACGCTTCCATAGAGGTGTACGAGGACGGCACCCCGACCGGCTACCTCATCGAGTCAGACGCCGAGCTCCTCGTCACCGACCTCTACCCGCGAATGCCGTTCGCAGAACGCGTCGCCGCGGTCAGAGCGAAGCTCGCCGACTTCGCGGCCACCGGATACACGTCGCTTCACCAGATGAACATGGAAGAGGGCGACATCGAGGTGCTGCGGGCGATTGAGGAGACCGGGGAGCTCGCAACCCGCGTGCGCGTCTCACCGCTCTGGCGGGCGAGCGACCCGTGGGATGAGACGCTTGAGCGCATCGTCGCACTGCAGGGCACGGGCGGCCGCCGCTGGCACGTCGAAGGCGTGAAGTTCATGCTCGACGGCAGCATCGACAACGGCTCAGCCTGGCTGTTCGAGGCAGATACCAGAGGCGGCGGGCTCGAACCGTACTGGTCGCCGACCGAGCTGTTCACCCGCACGATACACACGCTGTCTGCGCGCGGAATCCAGACCGCAACGCACGCGATCGGCGACCGCGCCGTCGAGTTCGTGCTCGACGCCGTCGCCTCACTGCCAGCAGACGCCCGCGGTGTAACGCATCGTATCGAACACGTTGAGACGATCCCCGATCACCTCGTGCCACGGTTCGCTGAGCTCGGTGTGCCCGCGAGCATGCAGCCGATTCACGCGTTCTGCAAGCGCCCCGACGGGCTCGACATGTGGACGACCCTGCTGGGCGCTGGATCTGAGCGCGCACACAACGCCTGGCGCGTTGCCGACCTCGACAACGCCGGGGCAATCGTCGCCCTCGGCTCGGATTGGCCCGTCGAGGAGTTCGACGCGCGCCGCGTCTTCGCGGCAGCGGTGAATCGGAAGCGGCACGGGGCCGGTACCCCAGCCGTCGACGAGCACCAGGCGCTCACGCCGGAGCGCGCGCTCGCCGCCATCACCCACAACTGCTGGGCAGCGATCGATAGGCCAGCCGATGGCTTCGTGCGGGTCGGCGCTGTCGCGGATCTCGCTGCGTTCGGGCTTGACCCGCTCACCGCAGACGCCGCTGAGTTCGCCGAAGCCCCCGTCCTGCTCACCGTGCTCGGCGGCGCAGTCGCGCACCGCGCGACGACGTAG
- a CDS encoding enoyl-CoA hydratase-related protein, whose amino-acid sequence MHAPTSSAATIEINGAVATLTLNRPNKRNSFSDDLVSDVRSALEHLTDSTEVRVLVLTGAGAHFSVGGDLDKFSAGGFTKGGAARETSVRELLGATQISVLLRESPLITIAAIRGACAGAGLSIAAACDLRLASDTAVFRTAFLDAGLSGDFGGTWLLTRLLGEAKAKELFFLNEKVGAREALRIGLVTRVVADDELHTEAHVMAEGLAAKPPIALRNVKANLTETTPEFQLAIAREARRNIASGRTSDAIEAASAFLEKRRPVFIGH is encoded by the coding sequence ATGCACGCACCAACGAGCAGTGCCGCAACAATCGAGATCAACGGCGCAGTCGCCACGCTCACACTCAACCGCCCAAACAAGCGAAACTCGTTCAGCGACGACCTCGTGAGCGATGTGCGCTCTGCGCTCGAGCACCTCACCGATTCAACAGAAGTTCGCGTGCTCGTGCTTACCGGCGCTGGCGCCCACTTCAGCGTCGGGGGCGATCTCGACAAGTTCTCGGCAGGAGGATTCACGAAGGGCGGCGCCGCGCGCGAGACGAGCGTTCGCGAACTGCTCGGCGCGACGCAGATCTCAGTGCTCCTGCGCGAGAGCCCACTCATCACCATCGCCGCCATCCGCGGCGCCTGCGCAGGCGCTGGTCTCTCGATCGCCGCGGCCTGCGATCTGCGACTCGCGTCAGACACAGCAGTGTTCCGCACCGCGTTCCTTGACGCTGGCCTCTCGGGCGACTTCGGAGGCACTTGGCTCCTGACCCGCCTGCTCGGTGAGGCGAAAGCGAAGGAGCTGTTCTTCCTCAACGAGAAAGTGGGTGCGCGCGAAGCGCTCCGGATCGGCCTCGTTACCCGCGTCGTTGCCGACGATGAACTTCACACTGAGGCACACGTTATGGCCGAGGGGCTCGCAGCGAAGCCCCCGATTGCCCTGCGGAACGTGAAGGCAAACCTCACCGAGACCACCCCTGAGTTCCAGCTCGCGATCGCGCGCGAGGCTCGGAGAAACATCGCGAGTGGGCGCACGAGCGACGCCATCGAAGCAGCGTCAGCCTTCCTCGAGAAGCGGCGCCCGGTTTTTATCGGACACTAA